In a genomic window of Trichoderma atroviride chromosome 4, complete sequence:
- a CDS encoding uncharacterized protein (EggNog:ENOG41~SECRETED:SignalP(1-20)~TransMembrane:1 (n6-17c23/24o109-127i)) produces MARIHLLVLLLAAFIALASASSAQRFCKCTCFKNSTIIPLGPQHQSDSRSILHDASFSPQDHVPRSATSSCSECTKAFCLSQGIAFCKDAEEDDVVTMCFQRDSNKDKIIVWGFIFGTLGLLGWAAFKRVLEWREARSIGRPGASYAAVGSNTR; encoded by the exons ATGGCGCGAATCCATCTCCTCGTGCTGCTCCTCGCCGCATTCATAGCtctggcctcggcctcct CCGCGCAGAGATTCTGCAAGTGCACATGCTTCAAGAACAGCACCATCATTCCACTCGGTCCGCAGCACCAGTCCGACAGCCGGTCCATCCTCCACGACGCATCATTCTCGCCCCAAGACCATGTCCCCCGATCGGCGACGTCGTCATGCTCCGAGTGCACCAAGGCGTTTTGCCTGAGTCAAGGGATAGCCTTCTGCAAGGACgcggaggaagacgacgttGTGACCATGTGCTTCCAGCGCGACAGcaacaaggacaagatcATTGTGTGGGGATTCATCTTTGGGACGCTGGGACTGCTAGGCTGGGCTGCGTTCAAGAGGGTGCTGGAATGGAGGGAGGCTCGATCAATAGGACGGCCAGGCGCCAGTTATGCAGCCGTGGGCAGTAATACTCGATAG